In the genome of Podospora pseudocomata strain CBS 415.72m chromosome 7, whole genome shotgun sequence, the window AGTCAAATGTGTGACCTGTTTTCGTCTTGCAGATTTTTTAGACAGGAAATCTGTAAAAATGGCATGATGGGTAGGTATCGTGATATACTacaggtggtggaggttttaTTTCATGGAGGGAGCATTTTTCGGATAGCAGTGCTCCCTGCTTTTTAGGTCAGACAGTTAGTTCCCCTGTCCTGGTAAGCAAGGTACCTGAGGTAGGTAGCTCAGGTTCattgtggttgtgtggtggcggttgtgtgtgtgtgtgtgtgtgtgtgggtgggtgggtgggtggggggacGACATATGCTTTGCTGTATATGCCATCTGAGGGGAAGTGTTGGAATGTGCATGTcgtgggtgggttgggcaaCAGTTTGGCCGAGATGGAAAGTAAGGTAGTTATGGGAGTATAAAGTGAGGCGTTTCTCGTTTCAGGAGTGGCGGTCTGTAAAGTGGTTAGGTCGTACATTTTCTCCTTTTTTAGGCATTTCTGAGTGGGAAGATCGTGTGTACTATTACtctggtttgttgttgtttattGGTCTCCagagaaggggagaaggcTGGGTTGACCAGTtattttgggggtggggggaggtgttgatcgaCCTGTTCGTAGGTAGAGCCAGAAATTTGtgtgtggggggggggatttaGGTACTGCTAGACACCACATGCCCAAAAGCAAACAGTATTAGAGCGGAAAAGAAGCAAGCTTTCCCTAGGTAAGGTCCATgaaaacccccctccatTCCCATAACCGGAACCGACGCAACCTCTTGACACGAACCATTGAGATCTCATCTACTACATACTACCCGCCTGTAGTAGGTACATAAGTGAACGCCACAAAATGTACGAATGACACGATGAAcaacgggggagggggacgcTATGCCCCTTCTGTCAGTACTTACAGTACAGATATTAGGCctcatgcagcagcagcagctgctgctgatgctgctgctgcctaGGTGGGTGAGTTGAGTGGCGACGGGACTTCTCCTGCTTGTCTGCAGTATCCGTTGCCTTCCGGGTGGTGGGTGCATACCTTGGAGGAAGGAAAACAGAGGCACGTTACATTCCGAGATCCTAGACCTGCCGATTGTTTTCCCAAAACCCTGCGAGGCATGTCTTGGGTGATCTGAGACAGGAAGAGCTGTCCTCGCTCGATTTATTACCTTCGCTTGGAGGCACAACTAGTGGACGCAGGTGTCGGCAGCTTGCACGGTAGGAAGGTGATTAGTGGTTTGCCCCTGTTGAGGTGCATGTCCgtgtgggtgaggttgacgaggtggTTTTGGCAGGTGATTGCTTGCCTGGTCCTGAATGCTTTCGTCCATGTGATGAATCTGTTGATTTGATGTgttttgatgatggttggTTTGCAAAGCATTGTCACAATGCAAAAGCACAATATTGAGATATACAATTTGTTTTCAATTTCTGAGtattctctttctctctctctcccaccgCGTCTTTGCAGCGCTCCTTCTTTCTACCCTATATATAAAACCCCTTTGGAAGCGTGTAATAACGCCTGTATTCTAGATATTCTAgaccctttttttctccccaAAAAGTAGTAAAAGAAGTCTCCAGAAAATCTTGCTTCTcccctcgccatcttcaaaaCTTGAGAAAAACGTGTGTGAGAACGTTTGGTATCTCTCTAGAAATACAAGCAACAATGAGGgaaaaacaccaaaaagtTCTCAGCCTCGAGTCAAACTCCTTTCTGCGACTTGATACCCCAAAAGCCTAAACAGAGACGCCGGAAAATGACAATGATAAAAATGCTGATGACAAAAAATGCAAGGCAGAATCCATCATGCTTTCCAGCAGTTAAACGCCTCCCTTCTtaaagagggaaaaaaagaaaaaacaaaagaaaaacaaaagaaaaaaaagaaaaaaaaagcaaaaaaagaggGCAAGGCCTGGGCTTGTTGTTTGATAAAATACATCTGAAAAATAAACCGCGGGCCGGAAACAAAAGGTCCAGACCGGTCCAAAAGGTCGAAGAGAAAATGACGTTGAAcaaggaaaacaaaaaaagccGTTGGGATCATTCTCAATTTCGCGGCAAATAGGCGACCGGTGGTGCTAGGGGTGCTAGCCGAACCGTTGACGTTGTGTTCGGTTAAACGCTGCCCCGACTCATGCTGACGGCGTGGCGGCGCTTAAGGCTCTCCAGGTCGTCCTCGTAGGCGCTGCCGTCTCCATCGCTCATGGGGCTGTCCCGCTTTCCAAGGCCCATGTCGTATTCGCCGCGCTCGGTAGAAGTGAGAAGCTTGCCGTCGGCGTTGCGGCCCGCCGAGGACATGGCATCCGATTCGGCGCGCGCGTTATTAAGCATGACGGGAAGCTGGCGCCGGCGGGCGTTGATGAACCAGTTGGAGATTTGATCTGGTTGTCAACGGTTAGTGGTGACCATGAACAAACGGTGTGGCGTTACTTACTCATTTGGAGGCCCGTTTGGCGCATGAGCTCctgcttctcatcctcggTCGGGTATGGGTGGTGCAAATGAGCGACGAACCAGGCACGAAGCTTATCTGTCGTCTCCTTGGGCAAGTTCCCGCGACGCTTGCGCTGCTTGTTCTCGCCGTTCATGCCCATGCCTCCCAGCTCACCAACGCGCATGTACTCTGGGTAGCCCGAGCCGTAACCACCGGCCGAGAAAGGGGTGCGGTCGAAAGGCCCAACAGAGCTCATTGAGAGCGACTGAACGCGCGAGGGATGGTGGTAGCCAAAGTAGGCGCTAGatcggtggtgaggggggtaGCCCTCCCCGGAATTGGAGCTAGAGTGGCCTCCCATGATGTGACGGAAGTTGTCGGGATAATCATCCTCGCTTGAAGGACCACGAATCCGAGGCATCGTCGCCGAGCGCTGATCAAAGTTCATGGTGGGAAGCCTTGGAAGGGTAGGCCGACTCATGTATCGGTCTGAAGATTCGATGGGTGCTGACTCCCTCATGGATGGGAGATTTCGGTGCGAGGCGTAGGGGCTTCTCCGAGATGGGCTCCTCGCCCAGGTCTCGTTCAAGGACCTAGAAGCGATGGCGGGCGACATTCCCCGGCCTCCGTGATACTCTCGCTGAGGGCTGGGGTACACTCTTGGGATCTGGCTTCCACGCTCATCCCTGTCTTCCCCGACCGACAACCGCCTGCGCTTGTTCTGGTTTGGTGAATGTGTGTAGGAAGGGGGAGTGATGGCGCCAGCTGGGTATCCTGCAACAGGTGATGCTACCGAGGATGGTACTCTGGTGTTGGCGTCTGAAGGCCTCGACTGCATCGAAAGCTCAGGAATCATCTGGTTCTCTTGTTAGCTGACCACGACCACCGAATAAACACTCCCGGGTCAATTACCTGTCGAATCGAGGGAAGAGCAACCCTCTCGGGCTCACTCGGCCTTCTCGAGTTGAAGCCATAATCGGCTTGTCTGTGCTCGTCCCAAGCAAACTCACGCTTGAACGCAGAGTGAGGGGAAGGTTGGGCCATGGCGATCATCGACATGGTGTTGTAGTTTTCGGTTTCTTGTCCGCGAACACGATAAGAGGATGCTGAAGGGCTATATTCCATGTGGAACAAATAGAGCAAAACTGTTTCAGATGCCTGCCACACAGCGAGCAACTTTCTATGAGAAAGATCGAAGGCGAAAACTTGGCTGTCTCGGTGATGATATGATGTCAGGAGGTTGAGAGTTCGGCAGAAGCGAAGAAGTGGTGATGTTTCGAGTCCTGCCGAGTTCAgaatgggatgatgatgatgtatCGATGCAATGAAGCAGGGAGGTTTGGATGAAAGGGGGCGAGTGATATGAGTCCTTTTGTACAGCGTGCCGGTTGCGTCCCAGGTGCCAGGACCGCCTTCCCAAATCTCGATTTAAGTTGACGATTGGATACAATGGGTTTTGACGCACAGATGGCGTACccaaataaaaaaaaataaaaaaaagttgCTAGACAAAGTGTCGACGCAGTCGCAACGGCGGGAAGCTTAATTCGAAACCGCTACTATCAAGAAGCGAACAGGTCAAGCTATCCAGGCTAGAAAGGTCAGCAAATTCCCTAGTGGTCTCCGAGAGACATTGGGCGCTGGTTGAGGGAAAACGGTCCGCTCATCGACAGTCGAGGCTTTTGCAGCTTTGGTGAGAGGGCGGAAGCAAGTTTTGaggaaaggcaaggaagAGGCTCAACGGGAGTTATATTAAAAGCTGGAGCAGGTTGAGATCGTATGGGGCCACCCTAACGCACAACAAGGCCGGGCATGCGAGCAGGGGGGCGAGGATGACATCGACACCAGCCCGGGGAACCAGGACAAGCAGCTGCTCCAGAGAGTACGAGTACGTATTGTGGATAGCTGTCTGTACAATACGCCCTGTACTGTAAGTACAGACGGAGCGAGAAACAGAACAAAGACAGACGGGCAGGTCGGCAGGGCGGGAGGACAGGGTCAAGGGCAGTTCGGCTGTGGCCCGGTCCTTGGAGcatggggtgggggagggaagaacCAGTGTGGAGTGTGAGAGCCGGGTTTGCCAGTTGCCAGACGGAGAGCACTGCGTTATTGGGGAAGTGATAGGATAGCGTTCTGCAAGACCGCGTAAGGTCCCTAGTGTAGGGTCTTTTTCGAACAATGTGAGAAACCCCGGGTCCGAAAGACAGGAAACGGACGGCAACAGTGCCATGTAACCCTCCCCTCTGTCTGCTTGCTGTCTGCTGCTGCGTCGGCGGGTCAGGGCCTGCGGCAGCAATGGGGTGGCGTTgccttggtgtggtggttgtggtggtggtggtggtgaatgatggtgatggtggtggtgggacagCGGCGAGATTTTCCAGACGGGATTCCTGAATCTTTGGGAGGTGCAGTTGTCGTGCCGAGGATGGTGCTTCTCCTCGTTGTAGCAAGTAGCAAGGCTTGAGAGAGGGAAGACGAGGCCCATGTGAGAGGGTACTCCGTGCTCCGTGCATGGGGGATTGTACTGTACAGTACCGAGAAACAGGAGCAGGAGACGGGCCAAGTGCTAGAGAGGtaagataggtaggtagggggAGATGCAAGAGACGTTGGCCGACAGGGGTCTTCGCTAAGACCCATGGACAGCCTACTCCCTCCCCGGCACCCCCCGTCGTGGTTTCGGTGGGCCACCCCAGTCTCCTTGCACGACGGTTGGCGAAGCTAGATG includes:
- the CUP9 gene encoding homeodomain superfamily (COG:K; EggNog:ENOG503P6MR); amino-acid sequence: MIPELSMQSRPSDANTRVPSSVASPVAGYPAGAITPPSYTHSPNQNKRRRLSVGEDRDERGSQIPRVYPSPQREYHGGRGMSPAIASRSLNETWARSPSRRSPYASHRNLPSMRESAPIESSDRYMSRPTLPRLPTMNFDQRSATMPRIRGPSSEDDYPDNFRHIMGGHSSSNSGEGYPPHHRSSAYFGYHHPSRVQSLSMSSVGPFDRTPFSAGGYGSGYPEYMRVGELGGMGMNGENKQRKRRGNLPKETTDKLRAWFVAHLHHPYPTEDEKQELMRQTGLQMNQISNWFINARRRQLPVMLNNARAESDAMSSAGRNADGKLLTSTERGEYDMGLGKRDSPMSDGDGSAYEDDLESLKRRHAVSMSRGSV